The following proteins are co-located in the Pseudoalteromonas sp. N1230-9 genome:
- a CDS encoding c-type cytochrome, translated as MKKLSAALLLLATTAYAQAYDNSLTEDAIKKRLAPIGSVYLEGDKAAAAAEPTGPRSGEQVYQAACFACHGTGALGAPKSADDWAPRIAKGKDTLLDHAINGFNAMPPKGTCMDCSDEEISAAIDFMTSK; from the coding sequence ATGAAAAAACTATCAGCTGCATTATTACTGCTAGCAACAACGGCATATGCGCAAGCATATGACAACTCTTTGACTGAAGATGCCATTAAAAAGCGTCTAGCGCCAATTGGTTCTGTATATCTAGAAGGTGATAAAGCGGCTGCTGCTGCTGAGCCAACAGGTCCACGTTCTGGTGAACAAGTTTATCAAGCCGCATGTTTTGCATGTCACGGCACAGGTGCTCTTGGCGCACCTAAATCAGCAGATGACTGGGCTCCTCGAATTGCCAAAGGTAAAGATACCTTATTAGATCACGCAATCAATGGTTTCAATGCCATGCCGCCGAAAGGTACATGTATGGACTGTTCTGATGAAGAAATCAGTGCAGCAATCGACTTTATGACTAGCAAATAA
- the rep gene encoding DNA helicase Rep, whose amino-acid sequence MKLNPKQDEAVKYISGPCLVLAGAGSGKTRVITNKIAYLVQKCEYQARNIAAVTFTNKAAKEMRERVTQTLGKQESKGLWVSTFHTLGLEIIKKELTTLGFKPGFSLFDDQDTNQLLAELTEEELKKDKDLLNLLKMQIGSWKNELILPERAVREAREPQKALFAQLYARYQNQLRAYNALDFDDLIMIPTLLLGQNATARERWQQRFRYLLVDEYQDTNTSQYQLVKLLVGERARFTVVGDDDQSIYSWRGAKPQNLVLLSKDFPGLRLIKLEQNYRSAGRILKAANILIANNPHEFDKKLFSELGYGEPIKVIGCRDEEHESERVVAEIISHKFMKRTSYKDYAILYRGNHQARVFEKALMSNRIPYKISGGMSFFSRSEIKDIMAYLRLLVNQDDDNAFLRIVNTPRREIGTVTLEKLGTLANEKHISLFAACFEPELAHRLKGRGFNALAGFARWVVELSDNAVRGDTLEAVKELVRQINYEAYLYESSPSAKAAEMRMKNVSELYRWITDMLTGDADNPPLNLAEVVSKLTLRDMLERNEEEDESDAVQLLTLHASKGLEYPYVFMVGMEEGLLPHQVSIDEDNVEEERRLAYVGITRAQQELVMTYAKLRRQFGETSDTELSRFVQELPQDDLAFEAKKPPSSQAERMEKGQARVANLRAMLKK is encoded by the coding sequence TATTGCGGCGGTAACCTTTACCAATAAAGCCGCAAAAGAAATGCGTGAGCGTGTAACGCAAACACTGGGTAAACAAGAGTCGAAAGGCTTATGGGTTTCAACGTTTCATACCCTTGGGCTTGAGATCATCAAAAAAGAATTAACGACGCTAGGCTTTAAACCTGGATTCTCACTATTTGATGATCAAGATACCAACCAGTTATTAGCCGAGCTGACCGAAGAAGAACTTAAAAAAGACAAAGATCTACTCAATCTACTGAAGATGCAAATAGGTAGCTGGAAGAACGAGTTGATTCTACCAGAGCGTGCCGTTCGCGAAGCCCGTGAGCCACAAAAAGCCTTGTTTGCTCAGCTGTATGCGCGTTATCAAAATCAATTACGTGCTTACAACGCCCTAGATTTTGATGATCTGATCATGATCCCTACTTTGTTGCTAGGCCAAAATGCCACTGCGCGTGAGCGTTGGCAACAGCGTTTTCGTTACTTGCTGGTGGATGAGTATCAAGATACTAATACCAGTCAGTATCAACTGGTTAAGCTATTGGTGGGTGAACGCGCTCGTTTTACCGTGGTAGGCGATGACGACCAATCAATTTACTCTTGGCGCGGTGCTAAGCCTCAAAACCTTGTGCTATTGAGTAAAGATTTTCCGGGCTTACGTTTAATTAAGCTTGAACAAAATTACCGAAGTGCTGGGCGAATTCTTAAAGCGGCGAATATTTTGATTGCCAACAACCCTCACGAGTTTGATAAGAAACTATTCAGTGAGCTTGGTTATGGTGAGCCTATCAAAGTAATTGGCTGTCGTGATGAAGAGCATGAATCTGAACGAGTGGTGGCAGAGATCATTTCTCATAAATTCATGAAACGCACCAGCTATAAAGATTACGCGATTTTATACCGTGGTAACCATCAAGCCCGGGTGTTTGAAAAAGCACTTATGAGCAACCGCATTCCCTATAAAATCAGCGGCGGCATGTCGTTTTTCTCGCGTTCAGAAATTAAAGATATCATGGCGTATTTACGCCTATTGGTGAACCAAGATGACGACAATGCCTTTTTACGTATTGTAAATACGCCACGTCGTGAAATTGGTACGGTGACACTGGAAAAGCTAGGTACGCTTGCTAATGAAAAGCATATCAGCTTATTTGCTGCCTGTTTTGAGCCTGAGCTTGCGCACCGATTAAAAGGCCGTGGCTTTAATGCCTTAGCTGGCTTTGCTCGCTGGGTGGTTGAGCTTTCTGATAATGCGGTACGGGGCGATACCCTTGAAGCTGTAAAAGAGTTAGTTAGGCAAATTAACTACGAAGCATACCTATATGAATCATCACCGAGTGCAAAAGCCGCTGAAATGCGCATGAAGAATGTTTCAGAGCTTTATCGTTGGATCACTGACATGCTAACAGGGGATGCAGACAATCCACCGCTGAACCTTGCTGAGGTGGTCAGTAAACTGACCCTGCGCGATATGCTTGAGCGCAACGAAGAAGAAGATGAATCTGATGCGGTACAATTACTGACGCTACATGCTTCAAAAGGTTTGGAGTATCCGTATGTGTTCATGGTTGGTATGGAAGAGGGTTTATTACCGCACCAAGTAAGTATTGATGAAGATAACGTTGAAGAGGAGCGTCGTCTTGCTTATGTAGGTATCACGCGTGCTCAGCAAGAGCTGGTAATGACCTATGCTAAGTTACGCCGTCAATTTGGTGAAACTTCAGATACTGAGCTCAGTCGCTTTGTGCAAGAGTTACCACAAGATGATTTAGCCTTCGAAGCGAAAAAACCACCGTCTTCACAGGCTGAGCGCATGGAAAAAGGCCAAGCCCGTGTAGCTAATCTAAGAGCTATGCTTAAGAAGTAA
- a CDS encoding YceI family protein, whose translation MFKSMAIAAFSLSSLLVAPLASANWQVNNEQSKVSFVSIKKNSIAEAHHFKKLSGGLNEQGQLKLMIDLTSVETLIPIRNERMTKLLFETHEFPNAILTADLSKTLATLKPGQHVLKGLKAELDFHGNKKELTIDVLANMSPKGDVTVSSLTPVIINASDFKVTEGISELQKLAGLPSIATAVPVTFSLTLDKEK comes from the coding sequence ATGTTTAAATCTATGGCAATTGCTGCCTTTTCATTATCGAGTTTATTAGTTGCCCCTTTAGCCAGCGCAAACTGGCAAGTTAATAATGAGCAAAGCAAAGTGAGCTTTGTCTCTATCAAGAAGAATTCAATCGCTGAAGCGCACCATTTTAAAAAGCTGTCAGGAGGCTTGAACGAGCAAGGCCAATTAAAATTAATGATTGATCTGACGTCTGTGGAAACTCTCATTCCAATTCGTAACGAGCGCATGACTAAATTACTGTTTGAAACACATGAATTTCCAAACGCAATTTTAACGGCAGATCTCAGTAAAACACTAGCAACCCTTAAACCAGGCCAGCATGTACTTAAAGGTTTAAAGGCTGAATTAGACTTTCATGGGAACAAGAAAGAGTTAACGATTGATGTACTTGCCAACATGTCACCGAAAGGCGATGTAACCGTATCATCTCTTACGCCAGTTATTATTAATGCAAGCGATTTTAAAGTAACAGAAGGCATTAGCGAATTACAAAAGCTAGCGGGTTTACCATCCATTGCAACAGCTGTCCCTGTTACCTTTTCACTCACGCTTGATAAAGAAAAGTAA
- a CDS encoding diguanylate cyclase domain-containing protein, translating into MEDSATHIEKLAHKNARLKSLIKKYKQSHHLQHALLQLSEQASTVAELTLLYPAIHNILQDFIPSKSFYVVLNNPVTDNLELSYFADEKDGLSVPLKYEHFFKDGLTGYVFKHGKTSYFSKQQTQEAVEKGLFKAYGTPAEHWVGVPVYREKAIIGVMVAQSYDKAQIYTEQQIELLEVMSLYLATAIERVKKRELLESEVKIRTRALTQSNQALNDEILQRKKALDRQQILFKISELATLSKNVEDVYAHVHEIIKTITYADNLYIALYDQTTNWLSFPYCVDEFNDNAKPRPFAKGYSELVLSTEKCQVIDEQRAKDLIKLGVIERPIDVPPQRRATSWLGAPLKTSQGVIGLIVCQAYCNKHEFSQDDCELITFVSHQIASVIQAHLASQELKLSHQKLEQRVTEKTKELRQANMHLQMQIEERKKIEQQLYHDAHHDSLTSLPNRSLFLTQLEKTLQHYQRYPEQQFAVLFIDLDKFKDINDQLGHQAGDQFLIGVAESFSHCIREHDLLARLGGDEFVVLLNHLTERQQAEDVAKRIIEIMKKPFCMKGQCVQSGASIGITYSKASYKHTDEIIRDADAAMYYAKNAGRNRFECFHPLLNATTSQHETESMHHLDDLPMHFRSAEIITLNEESRAESLLEAFGEHPVLGSTSFEVLKKFATDRVQHFEVELSLLKQAFELAHNANLQKVLFPCSGLVLERINFQSLRQLLKANNAQRMCLLFNEQEIRYASAVQIENLKSLIEQGFSVGLNEFAKDRCELNLLTEFNFDYLLLSSTFSKRVLQQDNYHLQLQGVLAITNIQNIQVIAKGPSIFNYRTLLDKHGLSLFIGKQHALAPFSPFSQTVQSITS; encoded by the coding sequence TTGGAAGATTCAGCAACACACATTGAAAAGCTAGCCCATAAAAATGCTCGCTTAAAATCGCTTATAAAGAAATATAAGCAATCACATCACTTGCAGCATGCTCTACTACAACTTTCAGAGCAAGCAAGTACTGTTGCCGAATTAACCCTGCTCTACCCTGCTATTCATAATATTCTTCAAGACTTTATACCCAGTAAAAGCTTTTATGTCGTACTAAATAACCCTGTTACAGATAACCTTGAACTTTCTTATTTTGCCGATGAAAAAGATGGCCTGTCTGTTCCTCTAAAATATGAACATTTCTTCAAAGATGGTTTAACTGGGTACGTATTTAAGCACGGCAAAACAAGCTATTTTTCTAAACAGCAAACACAAGAAGCCGTTGAGAAGGGGTTGTTTAAAGCATACGGCACGCCAGCAGAGCATTGGGTGGGCGTACCCGTTTACCGTGAGAAAGCCATCATTGGTGTCATGGTCGCGCAAAGTTATGACAAGGCACAAATCTATACAGAGCAGCAAATAGAACTACTAGAAGTCATGTCGCTTTACCTTGCAACAGCAATCGAACGCGTGAAAAAACGCGAGTTACTTGAGTCTGAAGTAAAAATTCGCACCCGTGCACTGACGCAAAGTAACCAAGCTTTAAATGATGAAATTTTACAACGTAAAAAAGCACTCGATCGCCAACAAATTTTATTCAAAATCTCAGAGCTGGCAACTTTGAGTAAAAACGTTGAAGACGTCTATGCCCATGTGCATGAAATTATTAAAACCATCACCTATGCCGATAACCTATACATTGCCTTGTATGATCAAACAACTAATTGGTTAAGCTTTCCCTATTGCGTAGATGAATTTAATGACAACGCAAAACCTAGGCCTTTCGCCAAAGGCTACAGTGAATTAGTACTTAGTACAGAAAAGTGCCAAGTGATAGATGAGCAAAGAGCAAAAGATTTAATAAAACTAGGCGTCATTGAACGCCCTATCGATGTCCCACCACAAAGAAGAGCAACCAGTTGGTTAGGCGCACCACTAAAAACGTCACAAGGGGTCATTGGTCTTATTGTTTGCCAAGCTTATTGTAATAAACATGAATTTAGCCAAGATGATTGCGAATTAATTACTTTTGTATCACATCAAATAGCAAGCGTAATTCAGGCTCATTTAGCAAGCCAAGAGTTAAAGCTGAGCCACCAAAAACTTGAACAACGAGTTACAGAAAAAACGAAAGAGCTCCGCCAAGCAAATATGCATTTACAAATGCAAATTGAAGAGCGTAAAAAAATAGAGCAACAGCTATATCATGATGCACATCATGACTCACTAACCAGCTTGCCCAACCGTAGCTTATTCTTAACTCAACTTGAAAAAACATTACAACATTATCAACGTTATCCTGAGCAACAATTTGCGGTTTTATTTATTGATTTAGATAAATTTAAAGATATAAATGATCAACTTGGTCACCAAGCAGGGGATCAATTTTTAATTGGTGTTGCCGAGTCTTTCTCACATTGTATAAGAGAGCACGACTTATTAGCTCGCTTAGGCGGTGATGAGTTTGTGGTACTGTTAAATCATTTAACCGAAAGACAGCAAGCAGAAGATGTTGCAAAACGTATTATTGAGATAATGAAAAAGCCTTTTTGCATGAAAGGTCAGTGCGTTCAAAGTGGCGCAAGTATTGGTATTACTTATTCAAAAGCAAGTTATAAACATACCGATGAAATTATTCGTGATGCAGATGCTGCAATGTATTATGCAAAAAATGCAGGGCGTAACCGTTTTGAGTGCTTCCATCCTTTATTGAATGCTACCACCTCTCAACACGAAACCGAGAGTATGCATCATCTTGATGACCTGCCAATGCATTTTAGAAGCGCTGAAATCATTACGCTCAACGAGGAGTCTAGAGCTGAATCATTATTGGAAGCATTTGGTGAACACCCAGTGCTTGGCAGTACTAGTTTTGAAGTATTGAAAAAGTTTGCAACTGATAGAGTTCAACATTTCGAAGTGGAGCTTAGCTTATTGAAGCAAGCGTTCGAATTAGCCCATAATGCTAACTTACAAAAAGTACTCTTCCCATGCTCAGGGTTAGTATTAGAACGTATTAATTTTCAATCGTTACGCCAGTTACTAAAGGCAAACAATGCACAAAGAATGTGTTTACTGTTTAATGAACAAGAGATCCGTTACGCATCTGCGGTACAAATTGAAAACTTAAAAAGTTTAATTGAACAAGGGTTTTCAGTAGGACTAAACGAGTTCGCAAAAGACAGATGTGAGCTTAATTTACTGACTGAGTTTAACTTTGATTACTTACTACTTAGTTCTACCTTTAGTAAACGTGTGCTCCAACAAGATAATTATCACCTTCAATTGCAAGGCGTGTTGGCCATTACGAATATCCAAAATATTCAGGTAATCGCCAAGGGGCCATCGATTTTTAACTATCGCACTTTGTTAGATAAGCACGGTCTATCCTTGTTTATAGGCAAACAACACGCCCTAGCCCCTTTTAGTCCTTTTTCACAAACAGTACAAAGTATTACTTCTTAA
- the elbB gene encoding isoprenoid biosynthesis glyoxalase ElbB gives MKKVAVILAGCGVYDGAEINEAVLTLLHIAKAGASYQCFAPDIDQLHTINHLTGEEMAPNRNVLVEAARIARGNIKAITELKVSEFDALIVPGGFGAAKNLSDFAVKGPEAQVQNDILKACTDFVKANKAAGYMCIAPAMLPLIYGQGVKTTIGNDADTASAIEKLGGDHQACAVEDIVIDEQHKVVTTPAYMLAQSLLDADAGIQKLVKKVLELA, from the coding sequence ATGAAAAAAGTGGCTGTTATTTTAGCTGGTTGCGGTGTTTATGATGGCGCAGAGATTAACGAAGCAGTACTTACCCTGTTGCACATTGCAAAAGCAGGTGCATCTTATCAATGCTTTGCACCCGATATTGACCAACTACACACAATCAACCATTTAACCGGAGAAGAAATGGCACCTAATCGTAATGTGTTAGTGGAAGCTGCTCGCATAGCTCGTGGTAATATAAAAGCAATTACAGAGTTAAAGGTAAGTGAATTTGATGCGTTAATTGTCCCAGGTGGCTTTGGTGCCGCTAAAAACCTATCTGACTTTGCAGTAAAAGGCCCTGAAGCTCAGGTACAAAATGACATACTAAAAGCTTGTACAGATTTTGTTAAAGCTAATAAAGCCGCAGGTTATATGTGTATTGCGCCCGCTATGCTACCTCTTATTTACGGTCAAGGTGTTAAAACAACCATTGGTAATGATGCAGACACAGCCTCAGCCATCGAAAAGCTAGGCGGCGATCACCAAGCGTGTGCTGTTGAAGATATTGTTATTGATGAGCAACATAAAGTCGTTACCACACCCGCCTATATGTTAGCGCAGAGCTTATTAGATGCTGATGCAGGGATTCAAAAACTCGTTAAAAAAGTACTCGAATTAGCATAG
- the polA gene encoding DNA polymerase I: MAQIPENPLVLVDGSSYLFRAYHSPPHLTNSKGEATGAIYGVVNMLKSLIKQYDPSHMVVVFDAKGKTFRNDMYSEYKANRPPMPDDLRTQIAPLHNIIKAMGFPLISIEGVEADDVIGTFARIASEQQRHVLISTGDKDMAQLVNEHVTLINTMTDSISDPETVVEKFGVGPELIIDYLALMGDKVDNIPGVDGCGPKTAVKWLQKYGSLQGVIDHASEIKGKIGEKLDAALDHLPLSYELATIKCDVEVESELENFKLQEPNRDELIALYGECEFRRWLAELLDNPKDADTHLDVPTEANELPKVADAHYETILTEEQLDTLVKQLNDAELFAFDTETTSLDYMQAQLVGMSFAVKAGEAAYIPVAHDYPDAPEQLSLDTVMAKIGPILADENKAKVGQNLKYDKSVLANAGFELNGIKFDTMLESYVFNSVGSRHDMDSLALKYLGHKNISFEDIAGKGKKQLTFNQIELEKAAPYAAEDADITLRLHQVLWPKIDADSQLKSVFEEIELPLVSVLSDIERTGVAIDSNMLAAHSQRLGERLLELEQEAYDMAGEKFNLGSPKQLQAILFEKLELPVIKKTPKGAPSTAEEVLQELAHDYPLPKVIIEHRGLSKLKSTYTDKLPLMVNERTKRVHTSYHQAVTATGRLSSTDPNLQNIPIRSEEGRRIREAFVAAKGHKIVAADYSQIELRIMAHLSQDKGLLSAFANGLDVHSATAAEVFGVNLEDVTSDMRRKAKAVNFGLIYGMSAFGLSRQLDVPRHEAQHYIDKYFERFPGVLEYMETTREKAADKGYVETIFGRRLHLPEINARNGARRKAAERAAINAPMQGTAADIIKKAMLKVHQWVNAQAEGSVKLLMQVHDELVFEIKEESVDDYKAEICKLMSEAATLDVPLIVEADSGDNWQQAH, encoded by the coding sequence ATGGCTCAGATCCCTGAAAATCCACTTGTTCTTGTTGATGGTTCTTCTTATTTATTCCGTGCATATCATTCGCCACCACACCTTACTAACTCAAAAGGTGAAGCGACAGGCGCAATCTATGGCGTAGTTAATATGCTGAAAAGTTTGATCAAACAATATGATCCATCACACATGGTGGTAGTGTTCGATGCCAAAGGTAAAACCTTTAGAAATGACATGTACAGCGAATATAAAGCCAACCGTCCGCCAATGCCGGATGACTTACGCACACAGATCGCACCACTGCATAACATTATTAAAGCAATGGGTTTTCCACTTATTAGTATTGAAGGTGTTGAAGCGGATGATGTGATTGGTACTTTTGCACGTATTGCCTCTGAACAACAGCGTCATGTGCTGATATCGACGGGCGATAAAGATATGGCGCAGCTTGTTAATGAGCACGTAACGCTTATTAACACGATGACCGATAGCATTTCAGATCCAGAAACCGTGGTTGAGAAATTTGGTGTGGGGCCTGAGCTGATCATTGATTACCTTGCCTTAATGGGCGACAAAGTCGATAACATTCCAGGTGTTGATGGTTGTGGTCCAAAAACTGCGGTGAAATGGCTACAAAAATATGGATCATTACAAGGGGTGATTGATCATGCTAGTGAAATCAAAGGCAAGATTGGTGAAAAGCTTGATGCAGCACTTGATCATCTACCACTTAGCTATGAATTAGCGACGATTAAATGTGATGTTGAGGTTGAATCGGAGCTTGAAAATTTCAAACTACAAGAGCCTAATCGTGATGAACTGATTGCACTCTACGGCGAATGTGAATTCCGCCGTTGGTTGGCAGAATTACTGGATAACCCTAAAGACGCTGACACGCATTTAGATGTGCCAACAGAAGCTAACGAACTACCAAAAGTCGCTGATGCACACTACGAGACAATCTTAACTGAAGAGCAACTTGATACTTTAGTAAAGCAATTAAATGACGCTGAACTTTTTGCTTTTGATACTGAAACAACCAGCCTTGACTATATGCAAGCGCAATTGGTTGGCATGAGCTTTGCGGTTAAAGCGGGTGAAGCTGCGTACATTCCAGTTGCTCACGATTACCCTGATGCGCCTGAGCAATTAAGCTTAGATACGGTTATGGCAAAAATTGGCCCAATCCTCGCGGATGAAAACAAAGCCAAAGTCGGACAAAACTTAAAATACGATAAAAGCGTATTAGCTAACGCCGGCTTTGAATTAAACGGTATTAAGTTCGACACTATGTTGGAGTCGTATGTTTTTAATAGTGTGGGTAGCCGTCATGATATGGACTCATTGGCACTTAAATACCTAGGCCATAAAAATATCAGCTTTGAAGATATCGCAGGCAAAGGTAAAAAACAGTTAACGTTTAATCAAATTGAGCTAGAAAAAGCGGCGCCGTATGCCGCAGAAGATGCTGATATAACACTTCGTCTTCACCAAGTGTTATGGCCAAAAATTGATGCTGACAGCCAATTAAAATCAGTCTTCGAAGAGATTGAGTTACCACTCGTTTCTGTGCTATCTGATATTGAACGTACCGGTGTAGCGATTGATAGTAATATGCTTGCTGCTCATAGCCAACGTTTAGGCGAACGCCTCTTAGAGCTTGAGCAAGAAGCTTATGATATGGCAGGTGAAAAGTTTAACTTAGGCTCACCTAAGCAACTGCAAGCAATTTTGTTTGAAAAACTAGAACTTCCTGTTATTAAGAAAACACCAAAAGGCGCGCCTTCAACAGCAGAAGAAGTATTACAAGAGCTTGCTCATGACTATCCGTTACCTAAGGTGATTATCGAACACCGTGGTTTATCTAAACTTAAATCAACCTACACAGATAAACTACCGCTAATGGTTAATGAACGCACGAAGCGAGTACATACCTCTTACCATCAAGCAGTAACAGCAACAGGGCGCTTAAGCTCAACGGATCCTAATTTGCAGAATATTCCAATTCGTTCGGAAGAGGGGCGTCGTATTCGTGAAGCCTTTGTTGCTGCAAAGGGTCATAAGATAGTGGCTGCGGATTACAGCCAAATTGAATTACGTATCATGGCGCATTTATCACAAGATAAAGGCCTACTTAGCGCGTTTGCTAATGGTTTAGATGTACACAGTGCAACGGCTGCAGAAGTCTTTGGGGTAAATCTTGAAGACGTAACCAGCGATATGCGCCGTAAAGCTAAGGCAGTTAACTTCGGTTTAATTTACGGTATGTCGGCATTTGGCTTATCACGTCAATTAGATGTGCCACGTCATGAAGCACAGCATTATATCGATAAATACTTTGAGCGTTTCCCTGGTGTGCTTGAGTACATGGAAACAACCCGTGAAAAAGCAGCTGATAAAGGCTATGTAGAGACTATTTTTGGTCGCCGATTACATTTACCAGAAATCAACGCAAGAAACGGAGCTCGTCGTAAAGCGGCAGAACGCGCTGCTATCAATGCACCAATGCAAGGTACCGCTGCTGATATCATCAAAAAAGCGATGCTGAAAGTTCACCAGTGGGTGAACGCACAAGCTGAAGGTTCTGTTAAATTACTTATGCAAGTACACGATGAATTAGTGTTTGAAATTAAAGAAGAATCTGTGGACGACTATAAAGCAGAAATTTGTAAGCTAATGTCTGAAGCCGCCACGCTTGATGTACCACTGATTGTTGAAGCCGACAGTGGTGACAACTGGCAACAAGCTCACTAA